The genomic stretch GGGGTCTTTACGGCACCACTGGTGGCGTTGCTGATGTTGCCGGGGTTTTTTACGCCGATGGTGGCGAGGCCGCTGCCGCGTGAGTTGAGTTTCTGGGAGCATCTGCATGCACCGCTGGCGATGATCGGGTATGCGGCGTTTGCGCTGGCGTGCATCTCGGGGGTGATGTTTTTGATCCAGGATTTCCTGCTGAAAAAACACAAGATCCATGCGCTGTTTTATCAGCTGCCGCCAATCCACCATTTGTCGAAGGCAATTGTGCGGATGGTGGGATTTGGGGTGCTGGTGTTGGCGGCGATGATGGGGACGACGTTTCTGATTGAGGAGCCGATCAGTGGAGCGAAGATGGTGCTGACGTGGGGAGTATTGGGGATATATGCGGCGATCTGGTTGTTGATGCTGCGACATACGCTGAGCGGCAGGTTGACGGCTTGGCTGGCGGTGTTGGGGTTTTTGTTGCCGCTGGGATCGTTGTGGATAGTGGCATGAGAAAGGATAAGGGATAAAGGCTAAGGGATAAGGGCTGAAATTATGAACGTGATGGCTTTGAAAACTTTGATTGTGATGGGGGTGGCGGGATCGGGGAAGTCGCTGATTGGGGAGATGCTGGCGGAGAGGTTGGGCGGGTTGTTTGAGGATGGGGATGATTTTCATCCGGCGGCGAACAAGTCGAAGATGACGGCAAAGATTGCGCTGACGGATGAGGATCGCTGGCCCTGGTTGGAGGCGATGCGGGCGAGGATTGAGGAGGTGCGTGGTGCTAGCAGCGGGGTTTATGTGTTGGCGTGTTCGGCGTTGAAGGAGGGGTATCGCGAGGTGCTGCGGGGGAAGGATGAAGATGCGGTTTTGAAGGTGGTTTATTTGAAGGGGTCGAAGGAGTTGATCGGTTCGCGGATGGCGGCGAGGAAGGGGCATTTTATGCCGACGACGTTGTTGGATTCGCAGTTTGCGACGTTGGAAGAGCCGGTGAATGCTTTGGTGGTAGAGGTGTCGGGGACGCCGGAAGAAATTGTCGATGTGATCATGGAAAATTTAAAATTTGAGATTTGAGATTTTTTGACTGGGATGAGTGGACTGAAATTGAGTTTTTGGGGGTGGGATGAGCCGGTGCTGACGCGGGCGGTGAGGGAATTGCTGAAGGGTTGGATGGGTGGGCTTTTGGATTTGAGTGACCGGGTGATTTTGGTGCCGACGGCGGAGACGGGCCGGAGATTGCGCGAGGCACTGGCACGGGCCGTAGCGGAGCAGGAGGGGGCGGCGATGGTGCCGTTTGTGTGGCATCCAGAGGCGGCGCTGACCTTTGGAACGGCCACGGGACGGGCGGCGAGTTCGGTGCAGGAGCAGCTGGCCTGGATGATGGTGTTGCAGGGAGTGCGGGCGGAGGAAGTGAAGGTGTTGTTTCCGGGAATGGCTGAAGGGATGGATGAGGGGTGGGTGAGCGGGATGGCGGAGACATTGGCGGCGTTGAAAAGGACGCTGGGCGCGGGGGGGCAGACGATGGCTTCGGTGGCGGAGCAGATGGGCGAGGAGATGGATGGGGAACGCTGGCGGGAGCTGGCGGGATTGGAGGAAACATATTTGCGGGTGTTGAAGGGGTTGGGGGTGGAGGATGGGCAGGCATTGAAGCGGTCGAGGTCGATGGAGCCGGTGTTGCCGGAGGGGGTGAAGAAGGTTTCGGTTTTTGCGATGGCAGATCCTCCGAGGTTGTTGCGGGAGTGGATGCTGAAGGTGGGGTCGTTGCTGGACGTGGAGATGGAGATTTTTGTTTATGCGAATGCGCAGATGGCGGGGATGTTTGATGGGTTG from Phragmitibacter flavus encodes the following:
- the ccsA gene encoding cytochrome c biogenesis protein CcsA, producing MMESSRLLLLLAMFVFAGGFAHALWSIRAGSWKESRWHLLPMVVGFGLQCAFLAQRGEVHGRCPLTNLPEVFVFIGWCIVLLYFLVGAAYRLSLLGVFTAPLVALLMLPGFFTPMVARPLPRELSFWEHLHAPLAMIGYAAFALACISGVMFLIQDFLLKKHKIHALFYQLPPIHHLSKAIVRMVGFGVLVLAAMMGTTFLIEEPISGAKMVLTWGVLGIYAAIWLLMLRHTLSGRLTAWLAVLGFLLPLGSLWIVA
- a CDS encoding gluconokinase; protein product: MALKTLIVMGVAGSGKSLIGEMLAERLGGLFEDGDDFHPAANKSKMTAKIALTDEDRWPWLEAMRARIEEVRGASSGVYVLACSALKEGYREVLRGKDEDAVLKVVYLKGSKELIGSRMAARKGHFMPTTLLDSQFATLEEPVNALVVEVSGTPEEIVDVIMENLKFEI